Proteins encoded within one genomic window of Girardinichthys multiradiatus isolate DD_20200921_A chromosome 21, DD_fGirMul_XY1, whole genome shotgun sequence:
- the pxdc1b gene encoding PX domain-containing protein 1 has protein sequence MASAVFEGTSLVNMFVRDCWVNGIRRLIISQRGEEEEFFEIRTEWSDRNVLYLHRSYSDLGRLFKRLLESFPEDRKDLSKSPLIEGLVKIKDAHDIEEKLNEVERLLKNAINMPCKFSRSEVMLTFFERSPLDQVLRNDKIHRIQPCFQSPINISEIMRSNGFCLANTETIVFDDSIPEEKERPSSTDSVEHMYEDGTESLPMEADICDEETEAYVTNLSYYHLVPFETDILE, from the exons ATGGCATCGGCCGTGTTTGAAGGGACGTCCCTGGTCAACATGTTTGTCCGGGACTGCTGGGTTAACGGGATCCGGAGGCTCATCATCAGCCAGCgcggggaggaggaggagttctTCGAGATCAGGACCGAGTGGTCCGACAGGAACGTCCTCTACTTGCACCGGAGTTATTCCGACCTGGGGCGACTTTTCAAGAGACTGCTGGAGTCCTTTCCTGAGGACAGAAAGGACCTGTCTAAATCTCCGCTGATAGAAG GTCTGGTAAAAATCAAAGATGCACATGACATCGAGGAGAAGTTGAATGAGGTGGAAAGACTTCTAAAGAATGCCATCAACATGCCGTGCAAG TTTTCCAGGTCAGAGGTGATGTTGACCTTCTTTGAGCGTTCTCCGCTGGACCAGGTGTTAAGGAATGACAAAATCCACAGAATCCAGCCGTGCTTTCAGAGTCCAATCAACATATCAG AAATCATGCGGTCAAATGGATTCTGTCTGGCCAACACAGAAACTATTGTGTTTGATGATAGTATaccagaagaaaaagaaagaccTTCATCCACAGACTCTGTAGAACACAT GTATGAAGACGGAACAGAATCTCTGCCTATGGAAGCAGACATTTGCGATGAGGAGACGGAAGCATATGTCACCAACCTCTCCTACTACCATCTGGTCCCATTTGAAACGGACATCCTGGAATGA